From Candidatus Woesearchaeota archaeon, a single genomic window includes:
- a CDS encoding FAD-dependent oxidoreductase codes for MKDLTIIGGGPAAITAAIYAARAKMTITLVTEELGGYLTKTDKIENYPGFKTITGLELTKALEEHLKSYDVEIIEDETVKTVKQENNEVITELENGQILKSKIAIIATGSKRKKLGIKGEQEFANKGITYCAVCDGSLFQDQEVAVIGGSYAGTKSAMYLSKIAKKVYIIEIQNELSGEELLIEQVKKTENIEVITGAKTLEIYGDEYVKGLKYETNNETKNLEVQGISIEIGLIPNSEITNVEKNKEGKIIVTDDMKTSSNKIFAAGDVNNKGKEQIIIAAAQGCIAALKAKEELK; via the coding sequence ATGAAAGACTTAACAATAATAGGAGGAGGACCAGCAGCCATAACAGCTGCGATATACGCAGCGAGAGCAAAAATGACCATAACCTTAGTAACTGAAGAGCTAGGAGGATACTTAACAAAAACAGATAAAATAGAGAACTATCCTGGATTTAAAACAATAACAGGCCTCGAATTAACTAAAGCGTTAGAAGAACATTTAAAATCATACGACGTAGAAATAATAGAAGATGAAACAGTAAAAACAGTGAAACAAGAAAACAACGAAGTAATAACAGAACTAGAAAACGGACAAATCCTAAAATCAAAAATCGCGATAATCGCGACAGGAAGCAAAAGAAAAAAATTAGGAATAAAAGGAGAACAAGAATTTGCGAACAAAGGAATAACTTACTGCGCAGTATGTGATGGATCATTATTTCAAGACCAAGAAGTAGCAGTAATAGGAGGAAGTTACGCAGGAACAAAATCAGCGATGTACTTAAGTAAAATAGCAAAAAAAGTATACATAATAGAGATACAAAACGAATTAAGCGGAGAAGAACTATTAATAGAACAAGTAAAGAAAACAGAGAACATAGAAGTAATAACTGGAGCAAAAACTTTAGAGATTTACGGAGATGAATACGTAAAAGGACTAAAATACGAAACAAATAATGAAACAAAAAATTTAGAAGTTCAAGGAATATCAATAGAAATAGGCCTAATCCCGAATTCAGAAATAACAAACGTAGAAAAAAACAAAGAAGGAAAAATAATAGTGACTGATGATATGAAAACATCAAGCAACAAAATATTCGCAGCAGGAGACGTAAACAACAAAGGAAAAGAACAAATAATAATCGCGGCGGCACAAGGATGCATCGCGGCACTAAAAGCCAAAGAGGAACTAAAATGA
- a CDS encoding NrdH-redoxin yields MTKVKIYTTPICLECEKAKKYFKENNIEYEEIDTFENKEATEKAFKKAGQKRIPIIEIRDKAFSGFDKKKIEKQLK; encoded by the coding sequence ATGACGAAAGTAAAAATATACACAACACCTATATGCTTAGAATGTGAGAAAGCCAAAAAATATTTTAAAGAAAATAATATTGAATACGAAGAAATAGATACTTTTGAAAATAAAGAAGCAACAGAAAAAGCATTCAAGAAAGCAGGCCAAAAAAGAATACCTATAATAGAAATAAGAGATAAAGCTTTTTCAGGTTTTGATAAAAAAAAGATTGAAAAACAACTAAAATGA
- the aspS gene encoding aspartate--tRNA ligase, protein MLRTHTCGELRKEHAGQKTTLSGWVQTHRIQGKLSFILLRDRYGTTQIFVNPKITQEIGEIRRESVIQVTGEVVLRPENQIKKELSTGEIELSAEKITILTHADPLPLELDENTESGDETRLKYRYLDLRMPKMAKNIIKRHEAVMFVREYLDKQGFLEINTPILTKSTPEGARDYLVPSRIHKGKFYALPQAPQQYKQLLMVAGFDKYFQIAPCFRDEAARANRCPGEFYQIDMEMSFVTQDDVLKIVEDMMIKLIETVFPDKKITQIPFPRLKYEDVMKEYGTDSPDIRKNKEDKNEMGFCWVIDFPLFTKQTEEDYFHGAGKNLAPSHHMFTAPKKEDEHLLDTEPQNVKSYQHDLVLNGFEVGGGSIRIHNSEMQAKIFDLIGFTEEQKKEFKHILEAFKYGVPPHGGIAPGLDRLLMVIMGKDTIRDVIAFPKDSSAKDPVVNAPSTVTKEQLNELHIETKK, encoded by the coding sequence TTGCTAAGAACACACACATGCGGAGAATTAAGAAAAGAACACGCAGGACAAAAAACAACACTATCAGGATGGGTACAAACCCACAGAATCCAAGGAAAATTAAGCTTCATATTACTAAGAGATAGATACGGAACAACCCAAATATTTGTCAATCCTAAAATAACACAAGAAATAGGCGAAATAAGAAGAGAAAGCGTCATACAAGTAACAGGAGAAGTAGTACTAAGACCTGAAAATCAAATAAAAAAAGAACTAAGCACAGGCGAAATAGAACTATCGGCAGAAAAAATAACAATCCTAACACACGCAGACCCATTACCCCTAGAATTAGATGAAAACACAGAATCAGGAGACGAAACAAGACTAAAATACAGATACCTAGATTTAAGAATGCCAAAAATGGCAAAAAACATAATCAAACGACACGAAGCAGTGATGTTCGTCCGAGAATACTTAGATAAACAAGGATTCCTAGAAATAAACACACCAATACTAACAAAATCCACACCAGAAGGAGCAAGAGACTACTTAGTACCATCAAGAATACACAAAGGAAAATTCTACGCGTTACCACAAGCACCACAACAATATAAACAATTACTAATGGTAGCAGGATTCGACAAGTACTTCCAAATCGCGCCATGTTTCAGAGACGAAGCAGCACGCGCCAACAGATGCCCAGGCGAATTCTACCAAATAGACATGGAAATGAGCTTCGTAACACAAGACGATGTCTTAAAAATAGTAGAAGACATGATGATAAAACTCATAGAAACTGTTTTCCCAGACAAAAAAATAACACAAATACCCTTCCCAAGATTAAAATATGAAGACGTAATGAAAGAATACGGAACAGACAGCCCAGACATAAGAAAAAACAAAGAAGACAAAAACGAAATGGGCTTCTGCTGGGTAATAGATTTCCCATTGTTCACAAAACAAACAGAAGAAGACTACTTCCACGGAGCAGGAAAAAATCTAGCACCAAGCCACCACATGTTTACGGCACCAAAAAAAGAAGACGAACACTTACTAGACACAGAACCACAAAATGTTAAATCATACCAACACGACTTAGTACTAAACGGATTCGAAGTAGGCGGAGGAAGCATAAGAATACACAATTCAGAGATGCAAGCAAAAATCTTTGACTTAATAGGATTCACAGAAGAACAAAAAAAAGAATTCAAACACATACTAGAAGCATTCAAATACGGCGTACCACCACATGGAGGAATCGCACCAGGACTAGACAGGTTATTAATGGTGATAATGGGAAAAGACACAATTAGAGACGTAATCGCGTTCCCAAAAGATAGCTCCGCGAAAGACCCAGTAGTAAACGCGCCTTCAACAGTAACAAAAGAACAACTAAACGAATTACACATAGAAACAAAAAAATAA
- a CDS encoding ABC transporter permease, whose product MIKDYFRIAVKNLTKKKMRSWLTLIGIFIGIATVVSIISLGQGLEKAVVQQFQDLGAEKISVSALGTAGSSKGITNKDLEVIRRTRGVDVAAGQMIDSIIMSFGDKTRNSYVATLPRNTVERNFIISTNNYDVVVGRMLKPDERTKIVLGSTYKDRPIFDRLLRIGDDVNINGEYFEIVGFLERTGSFQVDSVVLMNEDAARFLFDKPDVFSVIQVVPINVQDIDVVAENIRHDLRKSRNVRIGKEDFSVATSQDILDSLNNILSVVTYFLIGIAAISILVGGVGVMNTMFTSILERTKEIGIMKAIGARNSDILLMFLFESGLLGLVGGLIGLGLGMSLGLLVQTLGRLLLGTSLVQAVFTLELIFGALFFSFLIGAIAGLLPAYRASIMKPVDALRQ is encoded by the coding sequence ATGATTAAGGATTATTTTAGGATTGCTGTCAAGAATTTGACTAAGAAGAAGATGAGGAGTTGGTTAACTCTCATAGGTATATTTATTGGTATTGCTACTGTTGTTAGTATTATTAGTCTTGGTCAGGGCTTGGAGAAAGCTGTTGTTCAGCAATTTCAAGATCTTGGTGCAGAAAAAATTTCTGTTTCTGCTCTTGGTACTGCTGGTAGTTCTAAAGGTATTACTAATAAGGATTTAGAAGTTATTCGTAGAACTAGGGGTGTTGATGTCGCTGCTGGTCAAATGATTGATTCTATAATTATGTCTTTTGGGGATAAAACTAGGAATTCTTATGTTGCTACTCTTCCTAGGAATACTGTTGAAAGAAACTTTATTATTAGTACTAATAATTATGATGTCGTTGTGGGTCGTATGTTGAAGCCTGATGAGCGTACTAAGATAGTTTTGGGTTCTACATATAAAGATAGACCTATTTTTGATAGATTATTAAGGATTGGTGATGATGTTAATATTAATGGAGAATATTTTGAAATTGTTGGTTTCTTAGAGAGAACAGGTTCTTTTCAGGTTGATAGTGTTGTTTTGATGAATGAGGATGCTGCGAGATTTTTGTTTGATAAACCTGATGTTTTTAGTGTAATTCAAGTTGTGCCTATTAACGTTCAGGATATAGATGTTGTTGCTGAGAACATTAGACATGATTTGAGAAAAAGTAGAAATGTTCGTATTGGTAAAGAAGATTTTAGTGTTGCAACTAGTCAAGATATTCTTGATAGTTTGAATAATATTTTGTCTGTTGTTACTTATTTTTTGATTGGTATTGCTGCTATTAGTATATTGGTTGGTGGTGTGGGTGTTATGAATACTATGTTTACTTCGATTCTTGAAAGAACTAAGGAGATTGGTATTATGAAGGCTATTGGTGCTCGTAACTCTGATATTTTGTTAATGTTTTTATTTGAGTCTGGTTTGCTTGGTTTGGTTGGTGGCTTAATTGGTTTAGGTCTAGGTATGAGTCTTGGTTTGCTTGTTCAAACTCTAGGCAGATTATTATTAGGTACTAGTCTTGTTCAGGCTGTTTTTACTTTAGAATTAATTTTTGGTGCTTTGTTTTTTTCATTTTTAATAGGTGCAATCGCTGGTTTATTACCTGCTTATAGGGCTTCGATTATGAAGCCTGTTGATGCTTTGAGGCAATAA
- a CDS encoding ABC transporter permease, with translation MMIGDYFRIALGSIKKRKMRSWLTLIGIFIGIAAVVSLISIGQGLQAVIEDEFKALGTDKIVVRAAGSSFGMTQSSNPLTKDDVDVLKNVQGVNVVGYSTYRAGLVEWGKDDFQVAFVVSVPSGEQGVIMKELMGLNKIIVGRELRDNERRTAFISYNYGFSSRYDTLITPGRKITVNGVEFQVVGIKQSEGNEADDNIIYLNEHDFDDLFDHGDEVSMIVVQVLPGRIPADVLVNVEEALRRHRDVKFGQEDFEAETFENILDSFLVIFNVVQAIIIGIASISLFVGGVGIMNTMYTAVLERTKEIGIMKAIGARNSDIQNMFLIESGLLGLVGGLIGVLFGFGISKLIEFIAADALGTDLLKPLFPVWLIVGSLFFAFVLGSVSGWFPAKQAAKMNPVDALSTE, from the coding sequence ATGATGATAGGAGATTATTTTAGGATAGCTTTAGGAAGTATTAAGAAAAGAAAGATGAGGAGTTGGTTAACTCTTATTGGTATATTTATTGGTATTGCCGCAGTGGTTAGTCTTATTAGTATTGGTCAGGGGTTGCAAGCTGTTATTGAAGATGAGTTTAAAGCGTTAGGTACTGATAAAATTGTTGTTCGAGCAGCAGGTAGTTCTTTTGGTATGACTCAATCTTCTAATCCTTTAACTAAGGATGATGTTGATGTTTTGAAGAATGTTCAAGGAGTTAATGTTGTTGGTTATTCTACTTATCGCGCGGGTTTGGTTGAGTGGGGTAAAGATGATTTTCAGGTTGCTTTCGTTGTTAGTGTTCCTTCTGGTGAGCAAGGAGTTATAATGAAGGAATTAATGGGTTTGAATAAAATTATAGTTGGTAGGGAGCTTAGGGATAATGAGAGAAGAACAGCGTTTATTAGTTATAATTATGGTTTTTCTTCTAGGTATGATACTTTGATTACTCCGGGTAGAAAGATCACTGTTAATGGTGTTGAGTTTCAGGTTGTTGGAATAAAGCAGAGTGAGGGTAATGAAGCTGATGATAATATTATTTATTTGAATGAGCATGATTTTGATGATTTATTTGATCATGGTGATGAGGTTAGTATGATTGTTGTTCAGGTTCTTCCTGGCAGGATTCCTGCTGATGTTCTTGTAAATGTTGAAGAGGCTCTTAGGCGTCATCGTGATGTGAAATTTGGTCAGGAAGATTTTGAGGCTGAAACTTTTGAGAATATATTAGATTCTTTTCTTGTTATTTTTAATGTTGTTCAAGCTATAATTATTGGTATTGCGAGTATTAGTTTATTTGTTGGTGGTGTAGGTATTATGAATACTATGTATACTGCTGTTCTTGAAAGAACTAAGGAGATTGGTATTATGAAGGCTATTGGTGCTCGTAACTCTGATATTCAGAACATGTTTTTGATTGAGTCTGGTTTACTTGGTTTGGTTGGTGGCTTAATTGGTGTTTTGTTTGGTTTTGGTATTAGCAAATTAATTGAATTTATTGCTGCTGATGCTCTTGGAACTGATTTGTTAAAGCCTTTATTTCCTGTTTGGTTAATTGTTGGTTCTTTGTTTTTTGCGTTTGTTCTTGGTAGTGTTTCTGGTTGGTTCCCTGCGAAACAAGCCGCGAAGATGAATCCTGTGGATGCATTGTCTACGGAGTAG
- a CDS encoding LamG domain-containing protein produces the protein MSKNVGLSSLLFVGCLILFFFLFLSFVSADLTCGVFRSDFCSDSLLDYVRIFNCDDLQNVSYDLSGNYVLMNNIDCYDTVNWVGGGFEPIGTSLEAFTGVFDGQGFNVSGLFINRPSSSEQGLFGFVDGGIIRNVGLINVNITGDDNVGGLVGWNDGSVSKSFVIGSVIGSSDVGGLVGQNEDSIFDSYSRASISSTTNVGGLVGHNNGGQISRSYSSGLVSGSTNTGGLVGSNSGSVSNSFYDNQTSGQSDTGKGSPRITADMRNFDTFDGANWDIALIGNYDGDSWIISNGLDYPRLGYELLVASSVSDYVLFKLRNYTGGFDNSHAQMRSFSPHYSYGVCCSSPNQVFSYDCSLSNAVEFLRMNNESNSHVQVPVDFQGLVSYWKFNDDFTDFVGGFHATNNGASWTSDRRGNSNSALSFNGVGNYLGTDLDLSDISKGLSVSAWIQISTIDGSRRRIISQGTGAQFIRTEENSNRIYPYLRDSNDNIIASAIMSTSVLVDEWVHVVLTIDEDYSGFVRLYINGSLNRETSNILNSSLITSGGLRIGGDSTFFHGLVDEVIIFDRALNATEVSQLYSDGLVGHWRFNGDFLDYSGSGVHGTNSGASWVNNRFGAENSALFLDGSSYVYLAGSSASYSSFSAWIKSSSSAEQVIAAGVFDNFCVLMQNGRIVKSSSGGGESLQTVNTFNDDTWRHLVVVKTGLSYPDSYKIFVDGVEQELQSSSNARAAGRLIIGARFYSSTYSIFFNGLIDDVRMFNRALSEFEIGSLFVDDLRKYDYSVCVAGNGDGECFGSYGACSENYTCIGSVASSEGWDFTNAHFGSCDYYDLNICCSVSSPPGVPELIYPVNNDSLFVDRSPGFEWSDVDTAVEYQIVLAEDPDFISLVFDETVIDSNYSYSGILDFGSYYWRVRAFNGVLFGVWSEVFNFTLVTNVMIDLATASVDFGGLSVNESANTSSNTPPPFRFLNIGNIEADLVNVSVDESLWDSVEAGLGTDYWLIRARSSGSFNYEASIIDWVNVSSVIDYLIKGLNFTGNNEVLVDVAVRVPVSEGPGDKSSNMSFFWGVAS, from the coding sequence TTGAGTAAGAATGTTGGATTAAGCAGTTTGTTATTTGTTGGTTGCTTGATTTTATTCTTTTTTTTGTTTTTGTCTTTTGTTTCTGCTGATCTTACTTGTGGTGTTTTTAGGTCTGATTTTTGTAGTGATTCACTTCTTGATTATGTTAGAATTTTTAATTGTGATGATTTGCAAAATGTTAGTTATGATTTATCTGGTAATTATGTTTTAATGAATAATATTGATTGTTATGACACTGTTAATTGGGTCGGTGGTGGTTTTGAGCCTATTGGCACTTCTTTGGAAGCATTCACTGGTGTTTTTGATGGTCAGGGTTTTAATGTTTCAGGATTGTTTATTAATAGGCCTTCTAGTTCTGAGCAAGGGTTGTTTGGTTTCGTTGATGGCGGTATTATTAGAAATGTTGGTTTAATTAATGTTAATATTACAGGAGATGATAATGTTGGTGGCTTAGTTGGTTGGAATGATGGTTCTGTTTCTAAGTCCTTCGTTATTGGTTCCGTTATTGGTAGTAGTGATGTTGGTGGCTTAGTTGGTCAAAATGAAGATTCTATTTTTGATTCTTATTCTAGAGCGAGTATTAGTTCTACTACTAATGTTGGTGGCTTAGTAGGTCATAATAATGGAGGTCAAATATCTAGGTCTTATTCTTCAGGATTGGTTAGCGGTTCTACTAATACAGGAGGCTTAGTTGGTTCTAATTCAGGTTCTGTTTCTAATTCTTTTTATGATAATCAGACTTCTGGTCAGAGCGATACTGGTAAAGGCAGTCCTAGAATCACTGCTGATATGAGGAATTTTGATACTTTTGATGGTGCTAATTGGGATATTGCTTTAATTGGTAATTATGATGGTGATTCTTGGATTATTAGTAATGGTTTAGATTATCCTAGGCTTGGTTATGAATTATTAGTTGCTAGTTCTGTTTCTGATTATGTTTTGTTTAAGCTTAGGAATTATACTGGTGGTTTTGATAATTCTCATGCTCAGATGAGGAGTTTTTCTCCGCATTATTCTTATGGTGTTTGTTGTTCTTCTCCTAATCAAGTTTTTTCTTATGATTGTAGTTTGTCTAACGCTGTTGAATTTCTTAGAATGAATAATGAATCTAATTCTCATGTTCAGGTTCCTGTTGATTTTCAAGGTTTAGTTTCTTATTGGAAATTTAATGATGATTTTACTGACTTCGTTGGTGGTTTTCATGCTACTAATAATGGTGCGTCTTGGACTTCTGATAGGAGGGGTAATTCTAATAGTGCTTTGTCTTTTAATGGTGTTGGAAATTATTTAGGTACTGATTTGGATTTGTCTGATATCTCTAAGGGTTTGTCTGTTTCTGCGTGGATTCAAATTAGTACTATTGATGGTAGTAGGAGAAGAATTATTTCTCAGGGTACGGGTGCTCAATTTATTAGGACTGAAGAAAATAGTAATCGGATTTATCCTTATTTGAGGGATAGTAATGATAATATTATTGCTAGTGCTATAATGTCTACGTCTGTTCTTGTTGATGAATGGGTTCATGTTGTTTTGACTATTGATGAGGATTATTCTGGTTTTGTGAGACTTTATATTAATGGGTCTTTGAATAGGGAAACTAGTAATATTCTTAATTCTAGTTTGATTACTTCTGGTGGTTTAAGAATTGGTGGTGATTCTACTTTTTTTCATGGCTTAGTTGATGAAGTTATTATTTTTGATAGGGCTTTGAATGCTACTGAGGTTAGTCAGTTGTATAGTGATGGCTTGGTGGGTCATTGGCGTTTTAATGGTGATTTCTTGGATTATTCTGGTAGTGGTGTTCATGGTACTAATTCTGGTGCTTCTTGGGTTAATAATAGGTTCGGTGCTGAGAATAGTGCTTTGTTTCTTGATGGTTCTAGTTATGTTTATCTTGCGGGTAGTTCTGCTAGTTATAGTTCTTTTTCTGCTTGGATAAAGTCTAGTAGTTCTGCTGAGCAAGTTATTGCGGCGGGTGTTTTTGATAATTTTTGTGTTTTGATGCAGAATGGTAGAATTGTTAAGAGTTCTTCTGGTGGGGGGGAGTCTTTACAAACGGTTAATACTTTTAATGATGATACTTGGAGGCATTTGGTTGTTGTTAAGACTGGTTTGAGTTATCCTGATAGTTATAAGATTTTTGTGGATGGTGTTGAGCAAGAATTACAATCTAGCAGTAATGCTCGCGCGGCTGGTCGTTTAATTATTGGTGCTCGTTTTTATAGTTCTACTTATAGTATTTTTTTTAATGGTTTGATTGATGATGTTCGTATGTTTAATCGTGCGTTGTCTGAGTTTGAGATTGGTTCTTTGTTTGTTGATGATTTGCGTAAGTATGATTATTCTGTTTGTGTTGCAGGTAATGGTGATGGTGAATGCTTTGGTTCGTATGGTGCTTGTTCTGAGAATTATACTTGCATAGGGAGTGTTGCTTCTAGTGAGGGTTGGGATTTTACTAATGCTCATTTTGGTAGTTGTGATTATTATGATTTGAATATTTGTTGTTCTGTTTCTAGTCCTCCTGGTGTGCCTGAGCTTATTTATCCGGTTAATAATGATTCTTTGTTTGTTGATAGGAGTCCTGGTTTTGAGTGGTCTGATGTTGATACTGCTGTTGAGTATCAGATTGTTTTAGCGGAGGATCCTGATTTTATTTCTTTGGTTTTTGATGAAACTGTTATTGATAGTAATTATTCTTATTCTGGTATTTTGGATTTTGGTTCTTATTATTGGAGGGTTCGTGCTTTTAATGGGGTTTTATTTGGTGTTTGGAGTGAGGTTTTTAATTTTACTCTTGTTACTAATGTGATGATTGATTTGGCTACTGCGTCTGTTGATTTTGGTGGTTTGTCTGTTAATGAATCTGCGAATACATCTAGTAATACGCCTCCTCCTTTTAGGTTTTTGAATATTGGTAATATCGAGGCGGATTTGGTTAATGTGTCTGTTGATGAGTCTTTATGGGATTCTGTTGAGGCAGGTCTTGGTACGGATTATTGGTTGATTCGTGCTAGGTCTAGTGGTTCGTTTAATTATGAGGCATCAATTATTGATTGGGTTAATGTTTCGTCTGTTATTGATTATTTAATTAAAGGATTGAATTTTACGGGTAATAACGAAGTCTTGGTTGATGTTGCTGTTAGAGTTCCTGTTTCTGAGGGTCCTGGTGATAAATCTTCTAATATGAGTTTTTTTTGGGGTGTTGCTAGTTGA
- a CDS encoding phosphomannomutase/phosphoglucomutase: MVVKKDYSSVFRAYDLRGVYPKEVDNNFAYLLGKSFATYAKVKEVAVGYDGRKSSPKLFENLKKGLVECGVDVVDIGLVSTPMSYFAVIKGKFDAGIMITASHNPKDWNGFKLMLKKAEPLFSENGSLDLLKIIESEEFMSSKKKGKSKKKSFVKDYEVFISSLLKKFKTKKSIKLVIDQSNGSGINEVNTLKKLFPSSKIINGKVSASPSHEPNPLSPDARKQLVAEVKKQKADLGLIFDGDADRVCFVTHKGHFVRPDLILSLLSKEIKKGPVVYDTRSSQAVADTCKARGIRAIMSKAGRTFIYRVMKDEGAEIGAENSGHYFFKESDYLDNAGVCAIKVLNILLSCDESLCDLVKEFEKYHHSGEINYKVKNTSKAFLLVEQSFSDPVKSLFIDGLSVYYDDFWFNLRKSNTENIVRLNAESTSKEVLDKHLQRINNIMSLVK; this comes from the coding sequence ATGGTGGTTAAGAAAGATTACTCTTCTGTGTTTAGAGCTTATGATTTAAGGGGGGTTTATCCTAAGGAAGTTGATAATAATTTTGCTTATCTACTTGGTAAGTCTTTTGCTACTTATGCTAAGGTTAAAGAGGTCGCTGTTGGTTATGATGGTAGGAAGAGTTCTCCTAAGTTATTTGAAAATTTAAAGAAGGGTCTTGTTGAGTGTGGTGTTGATGTTGTCGATATTGGTTTGGTTAGTACGCCTATGAGTTATTTTGCTGTTATTAAGGGTAAGTTTGATGCTGGAATAATGATTACTGCTAGTCATAATCCTAAGGATTGGAATGGTTTTAAATTAATGCTTAAGAAAGCTGAGCCTTTGTTCTCTGAGAATGGTTCTTTGGATTTGTTGAAAATTATTGAGTCTGAGGAATTTATGTCTTCTAAGAAGAAGGGTAAATCTAAGAAGAAGAGTTTCGTTAAGGATTACGAGGTTTTTATTAGTTCTTTGTTAAAGAAGTTTAAAACTAAGAAGAGCATCAAATTAGTTATTGATCAGAGTAATGGTTCGGGTATTAACGAAGTTAATACTTTGAAGAAGTTATTTCCTTCTTCTAAGATTATTAATGGTAAGGTTTCGGCTTCTCCTAGTCATGAGCCTAATCCTTTATCTCCTGATGCTCGTAAGCAATTAGTTGCTGAGGTTAAGAAGCAGAAGGCGGATCTTGGTTTAATTTTTGATGGTGACGCGGATAGGGTATGTTTTGTTACGCATAAGGGTCATTTTGTTAGGCCTGATTTGATTCTTTCTTTGTTATCTAAAGAGATAAAGAAAGGTCCTGTTGTTTATGATACTAGGTCTTCTCAAGCTGTTGCTGATACTTGTAAGGCTAGGGGTATTCGTGCTATTATGTCTAAAGCGGGTAGAACTTTTATTTATAGGGTGATGAAGGATGAGGGCGCGGAGATTGGCGCAGAGAATTCAGGTCATTATTTTTTTAAGGAATCTGATTATTTAGATAATGCAGGTGTTTGTGCAATTAAAGTTTTGAATATCTTGCTTTCTTGTGATGAGTCCTTATGTGATTTAGTTAAGGAATTTGAGAAGTATCATCATTCGGGTGAAATAAATTACAAGGTTAAGAATACTAGTAAGGCTTTTTTGTTAGTTGAGCAGTCTTTTTCTGATCCTGTTAAGTCTTTGTTTATTGATGGATTATCTGTTTATTATGATGATTTTTGGTTTAATCTTCGTAAAAGTAATACTGAGAACATTGTGCGTCTTAACGCGGAGTCAACTTCTAAAGAAGTTTTAGATAAGCATCTTCAAAGAATTAATAATATTATGAGTCTTGTTAAGTAA